Within Odontesthes bonariensis isolate fOdoBon6 chromosome 16, fOdoBon6.hap1, whole genome shotgun sequence, the genomic segment ACAATCTTAGATAGACCAAGAAGTTCAAGTTCCAAAGGCTACAGTGTTCGGTTTCACTGATGATCAGTGGCCACTTGTTATGTTGATAATAGTAGGTGGAGACAGTAAATAGAAATGCCATTCAGCTTGTAAATGATCTAATCTGCAGTGTAAATGGGAATGACTTTTTTCTACTCATGCGTAAACGTGGTTTCATTACATCAGAGGGTAAGTAGATCAGTAACTTGTCCTGCCTTTACTTTGACCATATGAAGTTTAAGACAACAAAACTAAGGCATATGAAATGTATGACATGCTGTtttatttaatctttattttataAACTCTGTTCACAGCTGCCTGGCACGTTGCTGGTATAAAGTATGTTCCTGTGGCAGTATCTGACAGCCATCCTGCTGATAATAGTTCAGATATGCAAAGGTGGGTCCCAGAAAACAACGCTGTTAAACGTGTCGCTTTACGTCGTATCTTTGTGCATTTATGGTACTTACACATAAGCACGGGGACGAGAGACACTACGTGTTTCACAAGTCTTAGCACAGTTCAACCACAATTATGGAACTGAAatttcttaagaaaaaaaactccaaaaccCTTAGGTGATGTGACATATCTGCATCTGTGGGGAACTAACTGGAGTATCACTGCAGCTGTGCAAGGGAAGCAGCAACTGATGGCGTTTTCTGTTTCAGGGAATAATCCTCTGAGAGCTGTTATTAGAAAATCCTTGGTCAGTGTTTGAATATTTACACTACCTTAGCGTTTAATTATTAGACTGTTCAAGGCTGCAGATTAAAGCAATGCACGCCCTGGTCCTCCTCTTGCACCTGTGGGTTTTGGTTGGATCATTGTAGATGACAACAAATGCATCCCTGTGGCACAGGTGCCTTTATGTTTTGTTGTAGCTGTTTCTATCCTCTGATTGCACATTTCATTGTCAACATCTGCACCCACTCTGAGTCATATACGCTGGACTGATGCAACTTTTCATCAATAGATTTtgttaaccttaaagggatagttcgcctcttttgacatggagctgtatgacagcccatattagcaatatcatttatcaacattttcttaccccctgctgcgtcctgtgagccgagttccagcctcgttttggcgttgatgaaggtagtccggctagttggctggggtttaaaaaataaagctttttgcttctcaaaacaatatgcgttcaaaagagtaatacatttgcatcacaaaatcgttctccaggaaaaagtcagacctcacaatcgcttggccctattttctctcccttcgtatcactgcgtgctgccgcctgccaacagccgcgcctgttacggtgtttgctgctcggaagcaggggactgctcggtctgcacttcggtctgcatggtctacacagcacgcagtgatacgaagggagagaaaatagagccaagcgactgtgaggtctgacttttttctggagaacgattttgtgatgccaaaacgaggctggaactcggctcacaggacgcagcagggggtcagtcaatgttcataaatgatattgctaatatgggatgtcatacagcttcatgtcaaaagaggcgaactatccctttaacatgatGATGCCACAACTTCTAATCGAACCaaattaaagttgttttttctgtttcttcccCAGCTCAGAGATGTGATGAGTTTACAGATCTGGAGCTTGGTCACTCAATCATTGGCACCACCCTCAAACTTAGGCTGTTACTGTACACCAGAAGTAATGCAACCTGCGGGGCTCTCTTATCTCACAACAACCTGACGGACCATCCCCAGTTTAGCTCATCCCGACCTACGGCATTCATCATTCACGGGTACCGGCCCACCGGTTCTCCTCCTGTGTGGATTCACCAGTTCccagagctgctgctggacagagAGGACATCAATGTTGTAGTAGTTGACTGGAACAAGGGAGCTGCCAATGTGAATTATTTAAAGGCAGTGGAGAACACTCACAAAGCAGCTGACAACCTCACAGCTTTCATTAAAATGATGCAGGTGAGAGCTGCTTCTGGCACCGTGTCTGCCGCTGCCGAGCCAAGATAGCAAAGTCCTACAAACATCACTAACTCCTGATCTTTTCAGGATCACGGCTTCTCTCTGGGCTCCGTCCATTTGATCGGGGTCAGTCTTGGAGCTCATATCTCAGGCTTTGTGGGTGCTAACTTGAATGGGACAATTGGCAGAATCACAGGTGAGTCACACGAGTTGGGACATAATTTCACATCACTTTGACTTTGTGATTCCGAACCACACAGCAACGAGCAAAAACACGCCAAAATCTCAATCTCTTGAAGTCAGAGAAGGCCAAAACTTCAAACTACATGATCTTTGAGCACCTCTTCAGTGTTTCCTGCGGCCATCATTCAACACACCTGTGTGAGCTTTAATTTCTCGATGAAGAACTTTTAACACAGAGATGCAAAGTCCTTGCTAACAGAAGGCTTGATACATGCTCTAAAGTTCGTAAAACCAGCTGATTTGTGCAGGAGTCCCCATGAAAAAAagtagtttttcttttaattcctgAGGAGGAATAGAAATCTAATAGCATTGTTCATGCAGGCCAGAGCATACACACAGTCTGAATTATTTTGTTGCTGTACAAACATGCTCTTGCACATTATAAATGTAGCGTCAGTGCTTTCAGTTCATGCTGGGTTTGGAAATGATCTCGTAAACCGGCCctgctgatgctgatgatgtTTGCAGCTCTGGATCCTGCCGGGCCGCTGTTCACTGGTCAACCTGCAGAGAAGCGACTGGACCCCACAGACGCCGTGTTTGTTGACGCGCTGCACACCGACATAGACTGTCAGTTAATGCAGCATTTTATTATCTTTGATTAAGCTTGATATATAAAAGTGTgcacagtttgtgtgtgtgtgtgtgtgtgtgtgcagttacTTTCttacattatgtgtgtgttttcagtgcTGGGCTTCAGGGAACCTCTGGGTCACATTGACTTCTATGCTAATGGAGGAACAGATCAGCCCGGCTGCCCAAGGACTATCCTCTCTGGTAAGGTCGATAAGATGTGGACAGATGAAGAATTTAAATCTTTTTCTTGCTAACGATCCTCTTTTTCACCTCTGATCAGGAGGATCTTACTTTAAATGTGACCACCAGAGATCTGTGATGCTTTTTCTCGACACTGTGAAGGGAACATGCGCCAGCATGACCTTCCCCTGCTCATCCTATGAAGACTTTCTGGATGGCAAATGCTTAAACTGTGAACAATTTGGAGATGCTGGATGTCCTCACTTCGGTTGGTGATGAAGAACGCTACAaactgtttctttttattttgttttagtcACCGTTAGCTTGAATGATTtcaaatgaaatgttctgtgaCCGTTTCACTTAAATCCAGGTTATGATGCAAAACGGTGGAAAGATGTCCTGCAGAGGCAAACAAAAGCTTACTTCACAACAAATGCACAGTCTCCATTCTGCAGTAAGTACAAACACAACAGAGAAAAGTTTGTATCAGTTTCAGTAATCGAACAATCCTAATTTAATGATTCTGGCTCCATCTTCTGGTGCCTTCATGTTTGTTTCACACGGTTGTGTTGTACCACATACTCGCAAACACACAGTGATGAATGCAAATTAATTTCCAGGAATACATTTGTGCATCCTCTCTGTGGAGAGTTTAAACTGTGACAGAAGTGTTCATGTATAGTCCAATTCTTTTCTTAACCCCAGAGGCAGcgacatgaaaataataaacAGGCACAATAAGACATGCATCACTGCATTAGGATGTACCACCTGGTGCATCATGCAACTAAAAAGCAAATGAAATAAAGTCACCTGACATAgctgatattaagcagtggttggctcaaaattttcttcatttaaatgatgataaaactgaatgcattgtgtttggggatactgtgacggctggctttggcaccttgtcttcaaagcttagttcaaccgtcagaaatctgggagtgacctttgacctttgatcttaggttggacaaacaaattaacaatgtcgaACGGACTAGTTTATTCCAGcagcgtctcctggccaaagttaaaatgtttttaagtcgtcatgaccttgagaaagccatccatgccctgataagttcaaggttagactattgcaatgcactttgtgtcggcgtctcccagtcttctctcagccgccttcagctggtgcagaacgctgctgcccgtcttttaaccaacaccaacagacgtgtgcacatcactcctgttcttaactccctccattggcttcctgtcctttgtagaactgattttaaacttttaatgtttgtttttaaagctcttaacggcctcgccccatcgtatttatctgagcttttaacagtcctggtagagctctgaggtcaacagatcagtttcttctggaagtgcccaggtcagaatacaaaccctggggtgaccgagccttttcccaaagctgcccccaggctctggaataagctccccgtccagctgcgtcttatttctgacctgggcctcttcacatctaggctaaaaacctacttatttaggatggcttttaatacccagtagtatgatgacacttttatcttattcgattttgttgtattttattgctttcactgttcttttattgtttttacttattcttctctttatttattacctgctgtaaagcactttggtacaccgtaagtattgtctgtaaagggctgtacgtataaacatttacatttaggcCTACATAGAATTAACATCACATCGGTGAAAACTCTTATTCATTGGAGCATTTGAATAGAGCGCAAACAACAAAAGATTAATGTGACAGCAAACATGTTCTTTAATAAGAAATGTTTTGACCTCTCGTTCAGTGACAAACTACAAAATGGAAGTGATGATCTGGAACAAGGAGACACGGTGGGGATACATGACCGTTAAACTCCACGACGACAATAAGGAAGCGGTGGCGACCATAGAGCAGTAAGTCCTCCGTTCGTTCATCAAGAGCTCTCTGTTCAAAGCGTCGGTATTCCACAGTTACTTATTCCCATCCCTCTGTTTTTCATCCCAGCCGAGCAACGCAGTTCAAGAAGTTCACGAAGACCAATCTGTTTGTTCAGTTCGATCAAGATATTCAGACGGTGAAAAAGATCTCTCTAACATTCTCCACTAGGAATGTGTTCAAGCCCAACCGGAAGCTCAGAATACTCCGAGTCCGCTtcacacatctggaaaggcaacAGAGGTAAGAGAAATCCCAGTTTGATGCCCGATGTTGTCTAAGAGGTTCAATCTCGAGCTCTAAAGCAGCACTTGTCGCCTGCAGCCCGCTGTGTCGATACGACGTTCTTCTCGAGGAGAACAAAGAGGTCACCTTCAGGCCTATACCATGTGAGGACTCCAACTTCTGAGACTGAATCGAACCCCGTATTACAAACTTCACCAGGAGCCACTAAGCTGATTCAACAGTTCATCTGGGATTGCACAGCAGGGAACACAGAATTACTAATCTAACAGCAGCACACATGATAACTGCCTTTATTATCTGATTTTTACACGTTACAAACTATATGAGTGAGTTTATTGTAAATATgctgtgtacatatatatatagatattatataaatatgtatatacgTTTTAAAATAGACCCTAAGCAGGGCTTTATTTAACTTTTACCTGTAAAGGACTTTAGACACTCAGGataaattttctttcttttatttttcttcttgatTTTCTTGAGATCAGACAAACATGTTCCAGGCTAAAGTTAGCGATTTTTAATTCCTGCCTCCTTTCTATATAGAGCCAGCCTTTCTTGTGATacatattcatttttttatattcattcGTATATAAATGGATTCATCCTTGATTGTTAATAAAAGCTCGAGGAAACAGTGGCCGACATCTGTGTTGCACGATGCTCATTCACATAAGCAACCGATAAATGGACTAatttcaaggaaaaaaaaaatggaaaaaggaaaagaaaaatgtcaagTTAGGTGTTTTGAAGAGCCAATCGGTGCTCATATCCCGAGAGAAACGAACGCGTTGCAGTCTGCTCCCACCAAGCCACATCTCTACACTTTCAGCAACGTCTCAGTAGAAACAGAGACCGCTCGGTTAGCTCACCCAGCAGTCCAACAAAGTCCATAAGTGTACCACTCCACAGTTTCTTTAATAATCTGAACACTCTCCATCAGGAAGGAGTGAGAATATGTTCTTTAACTCACACGAGAACATTCATCTGGTAAGTTTACAAAGTGGCCTCCGTAGCTTCAACCTCTCGCCTTTGGTATGGTCCAGTCTGCTCATTTTGACATGTGCTTCTTCATCCGTTGGATTTCCATCTAAGACGGAGCAAAACAGAACAGCGAACATCAGCTCTAACTTTATTACTTTAAAGATAGGCCTTcctgtttattaaaaaaaaaaaaaaagggcaaataCGTCACAAGAATCCGGCTATCCTTTGTTTCTTTACCTGTAAAGTTAAGCGAATTCTTTTCTCCTCATCAAGTTCATTCATCAGCAGTTTGATTTCTTTGCTGGAACACAAAATGTTGAATTAGAGCAGGAAACACTGATTGAGACACGCGGCGTCCATTCAAAGGCCGAGCAGTTAAAAGTAAAGAATCCAACCAGCAGAGGAAAGTAAGACTGTGTGGATACTTGTTGGCTGTTAACTCGGAGCTAATAATCCTCTGAAGTGTGATTACAGAAGAAGAGCCATACTTGTGCTGACTCTTCATCTGTTCCAGCTGGTCCCTCAGGTCTCTCAGCTCCGTCTGAAGTTGCTCCAGGTTTGGTTTGGTGTTTTTCTCTGGGGTTCTGCAGGGACGGGGGTCCGAGTTGAGGCCCGGGGGCACGACTGGATGCAATGCAGCAGAGAGAGCCTTTGGCAGCAGAGAGGAAAACGACTGCGCAGGCACACCCTgaggaaaaataaagataaaaacagaatgtaaacatgtgctaAAACAGTCTTTCATGGGTGCACCATCTGCATCTTTTCACGACTCACTTGCAGGGCGGAACTGTTCTGACTTGTTCCTGGAGTGTTTTCTTGGTGTGATGAAGAATTGATGGCTTCACTCTGGTTTTCGGTCCTTTCCTCTTCCATCATTATTGTTACCTGTAAGTCGAGTCTAGTTTGAGATGTCTGACAGGGAAAAAGTCTGAAACATCGTTCCAGTTTTTAGTGCCCGAGTCCCTGAAGGTTTTCAACGCGGTCGATAACAAACCATCAACGATGGACCTCTTtgtaaaatgtcagaaaataaagctgACATCTGTTACCGGACAAGTACCTTTTGAACTCGTCTCTAAGAAGCCAAAGAAGGAATCTTCCGCTGCAGTACGTGTCTGTGTTTGTATGAGGCGGCTCAGAAAAGTTAAATTTATCCCAAGGACAGAGGGGGCACTGACAGAACACACTCTTTTAAAAGACAGTGCCAAGTTATGACAGTGGTGCTTCAATGCAACGCAGTGTAACGGCTTGGCTCAATTTTATACTTCCCAGAGTCTGAAGTTCTGACCGTAACCTCTCGTCTGCAGCTTGAGCTACCTGCTCGCCCAGGTTCTCCACCACAGGCACAATTGAATCAAACTCTTCTGTGTCttagagagaaaagaagaacggatgttaaaaaaataaaaacaccttgCAGGGACGCCAATTAATTCAAGTGTGTGTCATTTTCACACTCATACATGTTCTTGTGATTCCAAAGCCTGGATTAACATTCAGCCTTGAACAAGCAACATTCAAGCGTGGCAGTACATCGAAAAGTGTACAAACAATGGCTGCAAGGCTTACCAGGACTGAGGGTTGAGTTATAGCTGCCCATCGTGACAGAGAGTGAAAGACAGACAAACCTGCAGAACCTTGAAATCTACGTCTACAAACGACAGACGGGAGCAAGTCAGCAGAGCAGAGCTCAACAGAACCGTGACAGGCTCAGCGCAGTCTGTTAACATGCCTTTTTCTTTCAGAGAATCAGAATTCCTTACCCCTGCTCTACATAGTGAAATGACTCAGGTTTACGCAAACGGTTCTTCATCAGACGAGGAGAAACTAAACGTCACCGTTAGAGCAGAAGCAGCTGTTTCCCCTCATGCCACAGCAGTGAACAAATGTGCCTCACACCCTGATCCCGACGCAGAAAGGAGCCCGGCAGCGGATTACACAGCCATTAGTGAACATACTAAACCAATTACAAGATTACTGTGCGTTGGAAGAATCCGGCGCGTACGCTCACCTTGTTTTCACTAGCGTCAGCCATGAAATACAGCAACATCTGTGGTAACCGGACACCATCTCTTGTAATCTACTGTGGTGTGCATGTTGTGATGAGGAATGGTACTGTCAGGGCTAAGTTTAGAGCCGGGCAGAGAGGAGTGCCGCTCTGCTTGCAAATAACACCGAGAGCGTTTACTGTAAAGTTTGGGAGCCCCAGATTTAATATCCTCCAGAGCTGAGCTGACAACGAACTCTGAACTCAAATCTTAAGAAACGAGGAGAACGCAGACTGAAAACTAATGTCCTTCCTTTCATCCCTCATATACTGTAGAGGTTGGCTGCTTCACACTTTAGATTGTGCTTCCTTACTTCCATAGAAGCAACGTTAAGCCTGTCAAAAAGAGGCAAACAAAGGCAACCTTGTTAGAGGGAGATCGTCAAAGTTGAGTTAAGATGGAGGAAACTAACACGGCTGTACAGTTTAAAGACATTTAAATGGTATATATCATGCttttcttaataaaaaaaaataaaaaaaagtgatatAACCTTCGTACATGATACTCCTGTGATTTTAAACAGTTGAGTAACAGGAAGGACTCACTAATTCAGAG encodes:
- the lipia gene encoding lipase member H isoform X1, which gives rise to MFLWQYLTAILLIIVQICKAQRCDEFTDLELGHSIIGTTLKLRLLLYTRSNATCGALLSHNNLTDHPQFSSSRPTAFIIHGYRPTGSPPVWIHQFPELLLDREDINVVVVDWNKGAANVNYLKAVENTHKAADNLTAFIKMMQDHGFSLGSVHLIGVSLGAHISGFVGANLNGTIGRITALDPAGPLFTGQPAEKRLDPTDAVFVDALHTDIDLLGFREPLGHIDFYANGGTDQPGCPRTILSGGSYFKCDHQRSVMLFLDTVKGTCASMTFPCSSYEDFLDGKCLNCEQFGDAGCPHFGYDAKRWKDVLQRQTKAYFTTNAQSPFCMTNYKMEVMIWNKETRWGYMTVKLHDDNKEAVATIEHRATQFKKFTKTNLFVQFDQDIQTVKKISLTFSTRNVFKPNRKLRILRVRFTHLERQQSPLCRYDVLLEENKEVTFRPIPCEDSNF
- the lipia gene encoding lipase member H isoform X2; protein product: MFLWQYLTAILLIIVQICKAQRCDEFTDLELGHSIIGTTLKLRLLLYTRSNATCGALLSHNNLTDHPQFSSSRPTAFIIHGYRPTGSPPVWIHQFPELLLDREDINVVVVDWNKGAANVNYLKAVENTHKAADNLTAFIKMMQDHGFSLGSVHLIGVSLGAHISGFVGANLNGTIGRITALDPAGPLFTGQPAEKRLDPTDAVFVDALHTDIDLLGFREPLGHIDFYANGGTDQPGCPRTILSGGSYFKCDHQRSVMLFLDTVKGTCASMTFPCSSYEDFLDGKCLNCEQFGDAGCPHFGYDAKRWKDVLQRQTKAYFTTNAQSPFCMTNYKMEVMIWNKETRWGYMTVKLHDDNKEAVATIEQNVFKPNRKLRILRVRFTHLERQQSPLCRYDVLLEENKEVTFRPIPCEDSNF
- the LOC142402182 gene encoding SH3 domain-containing kinase-binding protein 1 isoform X1 — translated: MGSYNSTLSPDTEEFDSIVPVVENLGEQVAQAADERLRSELQTLVTIMMEEERTENQSEAINSSSHQENTPGTSQNSSALQGVPAQSFSSLLPKALSAALHPVVPPGLNSDPRPCRTPEKNTKPNLEQLQTELRDLRDQLEQMKSQHNKEIKLLMNELDEEKRIRLTLQMEIQRMKKHMSK
- the LOC142402182 gene encoding SH3 domain-containing kinase-binding protein 1 isoform X2 yields the protein MLLYFMADASENKVTIMMEEERTENQSEAINSSSHQENTPGTSQNSSALQGVPAQSFSSLLPKALSAALHPVVPPGLNSDPRPCRTPEKNTKPNLEQLQTELRDLRDQLEQMKSQHNKEIKLLMNELDEEKRIRLTLQMEIQRMKKHMSK